A window of the Lactuca sativa cultivar Salinas chromosome 7, Lsat_Salinas_v11, whole genome shotgun sequence genome harbors these coding sequences:
- the LOC111895669 gene encoding cold-regulated 413 plasma membrane protein 1, producing MFKGTKNYLRMTTDPTASEAASKLINSDLKEIGDATMKLADHVMKLGVTGGFITTSLQWFACFAAIYLLILDRTNWRTNMLTALLVPYIFLTLPNWLFGILHGDIGKWLTLVGVVLRLFFREHYPEYLELPGSLLLLVVVAPSFVAGYVRSEWIGVVVCLGIGCYLLQEHIRASGGFRNAFTKSNGISNSIGIVLLFVFPVWALLGLL from the exons ATGTTCAAGGGAACAAAGAATTACCTCAGGATGACAACTGATCCAACTGCATCTGAAGCAGCATCCAAGTTAATCAACTCAGATTTGAAAGAAATCGGAGATGCTACCATGAAATTAGCCGATCATGTCATGAAGCTCGGAGTCACCGGTGGTTTCATTACTACCAGTCTTCAATGGTTCGCTTGCTTCGCTGCCAT TTATTTGCTGATACTAGATCGAACAAACTGGAGGACGAACATGCTAACTGCACTTTTAGTCCCTTACATCTTCTTGACTCTTCCTAATTGGCTCTTCGGAATTTTGCA CGGAGATATCGGGAAATGGCTCACTTTAGTCGGAGTCGTATTGCGTCTCTTCTTCCGTGAACATTATCCAG AATATCTAGAATTACCGGGATCTTTGCTCCTATTGGTTGTGGTGGCTCCAAGCTTCGTCGCCGGCTATGTAAGATCAGAGTGGATCGGAGTGGTTGTCTGCTTGGGTATCGGATGCTATTTGCTTCAAGAACACATCAGAGCTTCTGGAGGATTCAGGAATGCATTCACCAAAAGCAACGGAATTTCCAATTCCATCGGTATCGTCCTCTTATTTGTCTTCCCAGTTTGGGCTTTGCTCGGCTTACTGTAA